One Monomorium pharaonis isolate MP-MQ-018 chromosome 4, ASM1337386v2, whole genome shotgun sequence DNA segment encodes these proteins:
- the LOC105838240 gene encoding brain tumor protein → MASPTPSLESRANSLGSPVSLSPVTVSGSSPPASDSAICDVDSCDLCLDAPKSGEDPCPRCRLGSTGGTSRIRCTGCKTGATEVGAQPLAVARCYDCDQFLCPNCVMAHQFMLCFEGHRLLNLADSKLETVGSGGSGSGGGGGGGGGGGGSNGGTITATTELSKNVCNGSSGGGGGGGGNNLIINGTGNSNNGSNAEKIHFCLRHKQEIIKYFCRSCNVPICKECTLTDHVAPLHDCAHVSEVGTQQLEALSRVVQECRAKAADARAVVKATDHNAAILQVQYHKAQNEINDTFQFYRSMLDERKQELLKELDSVFSTKQISLNVLSQRANEMVDKIMQTCDFVERVTKVTTITDFLMVKKILEAKLQSLLNYTPNTDIANQTADLEFVSNYQAIQVGVRNTFGYVRSNSNSENNAGSIGKQPPIARPTALSSNGIGSSNNSTISNGPGSGAGSLGSLLLDRTYSNGLISSSMNCGSSSSPSSIDTVSSVISKRFSSANSLGPFSTTISDVNLNGMNANPYEKWSNGGSDTYPVVTTNDHFAMPSVAVATNATPGDSVLDLTSKLMSATAIFPPKSQIKRQKMIYHCKFGEFGVMEGQFTEPSGVAVNAQNDIIVADTNNHRIQIFDKEGRFKFQFGECGKRDGQLLYPNRVAVVKTSGDIIVTERSPTHQIQIYNQYGQFVRKFGANILQHPRGVTVDSKGRIVVVECKVMRVIIFDQTGNVLQKFGCSKHLEFPNGVVVNDKQEIFISDNRAHCVKVFNYEGAYLRQIGGEGITNYPIGVGINTHGEILIADNHNNFNLTIFTQDGQLVSALESKVKHAQCFDVALMDDGSVVLASKDYRLYIYRYVQVPPIGM, encoded by the coding sequence ATGGCCTCGCCGACACCCTCATTGGAATCGCGCGCAAATTCCCTCGGGTCCCCGGTCTCGCTGTCCCCAGTAACGGTGAGCGGCAGCTCGCCGCCTGCTAGCGATTCGGCGATCTGTGACGTCGACAGCTGCGACTTGTGCCTCGACGCACCAAAGTCTGGCGAAGATCCGTGCCCACGCTGCCGGCTGGGTAGCACCGGTGGCACCAGTCGCATCCGTTGTACCGGCTGCAAAACCGGCGCCACTGAAGTTGGAGCACAGCCACTGGCTGTAGCGCGTTGTTACGATTGTGATCAGTTTCTCTGTCCAAATTGCGTGATGGCGCATCAATTCATGCTCTGCTTCGAAGGCCATCGATTATTGAACTTGGCCGATTCCAAATTGGAGACTGTCGGCAGCGGTGGCAGTggaagcggcggcggcggcggcggcggaggtggtggtggtggtagtaACGGTGGTACGATCACCGCGACGACAGAACTGTCTAAAAATGTCTGTAACGGCAGCAGCGGTGGTGGCGGAGGAGGTGGCGGCAATAATCTAATTATCAATGGCACCGGCAACAGTAATAACGGCAGCAACGCCGAAAAGATACACTTTTGTTTGCGACACAAGCAGGAAATAATCAAGTATTTCTGCCGAAGCTGCAACGTACCGATTTGCAAAGAGTGCACGTTGACGGATCACGTGGCGCCGCTACACGACTGTGCTCATGTCTCGGAGGTAGGCACGCAACAGCTGGAGGCGTTGTCGCGGGTTGTTCAGGAGTGCCGTGCGAAGGCGGCGGACGCGCGTGCGGTGGTCAAAGCGACGGACCATAACGCCGCAATACTACAGGTGCAGTATCACAAGGCGCAGAATGAGATTAATGATACCTTCCAGTTCTACCGATCGATGTTAGATGAGCGCAAGCAGGAGCTGCTGAAGGAACTCGACTCGGTGTTCTCGACGAAGCAGATCTCCTTGAACGTGCTCTCTCAGCGAGCCAACGAGATGGTAGATAAGATTATGCAGACCTGCGACTTTGTCGAGCGTGTCACCAAAGTCACCACCATCACCGATTTCCTCATGGTCAAGAAGATCCTTGAAGCCAAGCTTCAGTCACTGCTCAATTATACGCCGAACACAGACATAGCCAATCAAACCGCGGACCTCGAGTTCGTCAGCAATTATCAGGCTATACAAGTGGGAGTAAGAAACACTTTCGGTTACGTTCGGAGTAATAGCAACAGCGAAAACAACGCCGGTTCGATCGGCAAACAGCCACCTATCGCGCGACCTACCGCTCTGTCGAGCAATGGCATTGGTAGCAGTAACAACAGCACCATTAGTAACGGTCCCGGAAGCGGCGCCGGTTCATTGGGCAGTCTTCTCTTAGATCGAACTTATAGTAACGGCCTGATCTCCTCCAGTATGAATTGCGGCTCGTCATCATCTCCTTCCTCAATCGACACCGTCAGCAGCGTGATATCTAAACGTTTCAGTTCGGCCAACAGTCTCGGCCCGTTCTCCACGACGATCAGCGACGTGAATCTGAACGGCATGAATGCTAATCCCTATGAGAAATGGAGCAACGGTGGTAGCGACACTTATCCAGTCGTGACGACAAACGACCATTTCGCGATGCCATCGGTAGCCGTAGCGACGAACGCCACACCAGGCGATTCCGTCCTTGATTTGACCTCGAAATTGATGTCCGCCACCGCGATATTCCCCCCAAAATCGCAGATCAAACGGCAGAAGATGATCTACCATTGTAAATTCGGCGAATTTGGTGTGATGGAAGGCCAGTTCACCGAGCCGTCAGGCGTCGCGGTGAACGCGCAAAACGATATCATCGTTGCCGACACGAACAATCATCGTATTCAGATCTTCGACAAGGAGGGCAgattcaaatttcaattcgGCGAGTGCGGCAAACGCGACGGTCAATTGCTCTATCCAAATCGCGTCGCTGTCGTGAAAACGTCCGGTGACATTATCGTTACGGAACGCTCACCGACTCATCAGATACAGATTTACAATCAGTATGGTCAATTTGTACGCAAGTTTGGCGCGAACATTCTCCAGCATCCACGTGGCGTCACCGTCGATTCGAAGGGACGAATCGTCGTCGTAGAATGCAAGGTGATGCGTGTCATCATCTTCGATCAGACCGGCAACGTTCTACAAAAATTCGGCTGCTCGAAACATCTCGAATTCCCGAACGGCGTGGTGGTGAACGATAAACAGGAGATCTTTATCAGCGACAATCGCGCCCATTGTGTCAAAGTTTTTAACTACGAGGGGGCTTACTTGCGGCAGATTGGCGGTGAGGGTATCACCAACTATCCGATCGGTGTGGGCATCAATACGCATGGCGAAATTTTAATAGCGGACaatcataataatttcaatctgACCATCTTCACGCAGGATGGTCAGCTGGTCTCGGCTCTTGAGAGCAAGGTGAAGCACGCGCAATGTTTCGATGTGGCGCTAATGGACGACGGCTCGGTCGTGTTGGCCAGTAAGGATTACCGGCTTTACATATATCGCTATGTACAAGTACCGCCGATCGGCATGTAG